Sequence from the Sphingomonas koreensis genome:
GTGAGCGTTGTTTGCCATCCGGCAGAGGCCTCGACCCCAGGCTGGTTCCCGCCGCGCTGGACGCTGATCGCCGCGTCACGCGCCGCTGCCCGGGCGAGCGCGGCCTTCACGTCGAGCGATCCGAGATCGGCGCGATCGAGAAGCGCGGCGAAGGCCGGGTCGCCCAGATCATAATGCCAGCTGCGCGGGGTCGCGGGCTGGAGATCGGCGGCGCGGACGATTCGCCCTGCGCCCGCCGCATCGGGAAAGCTCGCGCATGCGGGGAGGGCGAGCGCCGCTCCCGTCAGTAGCAGGAGGGTGGCAGCGCGGCTCATTTGAGCACCTGGACCTGGACACGCTGCCCGATGCGAAGCGCCTGGCTGTCGCGGACGCTGACGACCATTTCGATCACTCGCATATCCTGGCGTTCGTTGGGATCGTCATTGGCGAGCTTGCGCGCACCGAACACTTCGCCCAGCCGCAAGACCTGGCCGGCAAAGGCCTGCTTGCCGTCATAGTCCAGCAGGATCCGCGCCCGCTGGCCGGGGCGGACGTTGCTGACGAACTGTTCGTCGAGCTCGGCGCGGACGATGCGGTCGCTTTCGGGGGCGAGCAAGAACAATTCGGTCACGTTGAAGGTGGAGGCGCCGTCGCCGGGCTTCGCCGAGCGGCGGACGATGCGGCCGTCAAGCGGCGCTCGGATCCGGCGTGCTTCGATCTCGAACAGTTCGCGCTTGAGCTTCTCCCGCGCCACCGCGATTGCGGCCGCGGCCGTGGCCAGTTCGCCGCGCTGGACGCGTGCCTCGTCACGCGCCTTGTCGGCGTCCTGCACCGGAACCGCCTTGGTCGCGGCCAGGTCGGCGAGGCGCTTGGCCTCGCGCTCGGCGGCTTGCAGCCGCGCCGCTGCGATGCCGTGCCGGGCCTGCGCCTCGCCTAAGTCGGCACGTGCCTGTGCCACGCCCAACTCGGCCTGACGGGTATCGATCTGGGCGAGCACTTGCCCCTTCTTTACGCGATCGCCTTCCTCGACGAACACGGCCTGGATCAGGCCTTCGCGCTGGGCGGCGAGGCGGATCACCCCGCCTTCGACGTCGATCTTGCCCTTGGCGATCGCGACGAAGTCGCGCTGAGTCGCAGTGGCGGCGGGAAGCTCGGCCGGATCCCCGCAACCGCTCAACAAGGCAGCGGAAAGGAACATGAGGCCGAAGCTCGGCACGATGGAGCGGTTGGACATGATCAATGGGTCTCGCGTTGAACGGCGGATGTGGGATCGGGGCGCTCGTCGCGGATGATCCGGCCATCCTCCATGTGGATGATGCGATCGGCGAAGCTGAGCAGCCGGGGGTCGTGGGTGACGCACAGGACGGCAGCGCCCTGATTGTGGGCGATGTCGCGCAGCAGGGCGATGACGGCATGGCCATTGTGCGAATCGAGCGCACTGGTCGGCTCGTCGGCGAACAGGATGCGGGGCTGCTTCGCCAGCGCGCGCGCGATCGCGACGCGCTGTTTCTCGCCGCCCGACAGCTCGAACGGCCGCAATCGCATCCGCGGGCCGAGCCCGACCGCCTCGAGCGCAGCGCGGGCGCGCTGCCTTGCCTCAGCGGGCTTCACCTTCATGCACTGGAGCACATAGGCGACCTGTTCTTCGGCGGTGAGCGCGTTGAACAGGTTGAAGCCCTGGAAGACGAAGCCGGTATTCGCCAGACGAAAGGCATCACGCGCACCGGCTTTCATCCGGCAGATCGGGTTGCCGAGTGCGTCGACTTCACCTTGGTCGGGAAGCGTCAGCCCGGAAAGAATGGCGAGGAGCGTACTTTTGCCGCAGCCCGAGGGGCCTACCACCAGCGTCAACTCGCCGGGCATCACCGATACGCTGACGCCGAACAGAATCTGAGTGCGGACCTGGCCCACCGTGTAGGATTTGCTGACTTCGCGGGCGTCGATTGCCGCATCGGCCTTGATCATCATGGTCACCGGAGGAGAGCGGCCGGATCGGCCTTGGAAAGCTGACTGAGCGCGACGAAGCCGGAAAGGATCGCGACGCAGAGAACGAGTACGGCGCAGCCGGTGGTGATCGGCACCGAGACCGAGACCGGGATGTAGGCGAGCTTCGCGAGCCACAGGATGAGCGCGGAAACGAGGCCCGCGACCACCAGGCCGACCATGCCGACCCACAGCGCCTGCTGCAGCACGACGCTGCGCAGATGACTGCCGGGTGCGCCCAGCGCTCGCAGCGTCGCGAACTCGCGGATCGATGCGGCGACGGCGGCCATCAGCGTCTGGCTGGTGATCACGATCGCGACGATGACCGCGACGAGCGAGGAGAGGCCGAACGCGGTTCCCATGCCCGATTCGAACAGCCAGTAATTGGTCGAACGGTCGCCGAATTCCTTCGCCGTCCACGCCTGGTAGCGGGCGTTCTGCTCCTTGGGCGAGAGGGCGTCCTTGACCGCTGCCGGATCGGCGCCGGCGCGCAGCTTCACCAGATAATAAGCGACGTCGTCGGTGTGGTGGAGGCCGGGATC
This genomic interval carries:
- a CDS encoding efflux RND transporter periplasmic adaptor subunit — translated: MSNRSIVPSFGLMFLSAALLSGCGDPAELPAATATQRDFVAIAKGKIDVEGGVIRLAAQREGLIQAVFVEEGDRVKKGQVLAQIDTRQAELGVAQARADLGEAQARHGIAAARLQAAEREAKRLADLAATKAVPVQDADKARDEARVQRGELATAAAAIAVAREKLKRELFEIEARRIRAPLDGRIVRRSAKPGDGASTFNVTELFLLAPESDRIVRAELDEQFVSNVRPGQRARILLDYDGKQAFAGQVLRLGEVFGARKLANDDPNERQDMRVIEMVVSVRDSQALRIGQRVQVQVLK
- a CDS encoding ABC transporter ATP-binding protein, whose amino-acid sequence is MMIKADAAIDAREVSKSYTVGQVRTQILFGVSVSVMPGELTLVVGPSGCGKSTLLAILSGLTLPDQGEVDALGNPICRMKAGARDAFRLANTGFVFQGFNLFNALTAEEQVAYVLQCMKVKPAEARQRARAALEAVGLGPRMRLRPFELSGGEKQRVAIARALAKQPRILFADEPTSALDSHNGHAVIALLRDIAHNQGAAVLCVTHDPRLLSFADRIIHMEDGRIIRDERPDPTSAVQRETH